In Kineococcus sp. NBC_00420, a single genomic region encodes these proteins:
- a CDS encoding putative bifunctional diguanylate cyclase/phosphodiesterase — protein sequence MIDIGALHAQVIHLAALAHTDFDAVAVLTKLCDAARSTMEVDGVGVMASDGVRTRFVDTDHPDLLALERLQETVQQGPCREAVNTGAAVLVSDLSANDLPQRWPAFTEAARSAGMGSVLAVPLLARGRAWGTLDLYRRRSGVWSTQDLAAAALLAEVAVSYLALAADRDAARVVQAELVARNLHDDLTGLPNRTLFTDRLEQALLAGHRHASAVAVLFIDLDRFKAVNDTFGHAGGDLVLIEVARRMEAVMREGDTLARLAGDEFVIVCVDLPLLAPGVLDNVLAGVTNRLRCALSPTMRVEDVDLVVSASIGVAVTGAGLGSEHVLAADLLREADAAMYLAKAGGRDRVHLTSFDGIHGDSNCQGASCQERSCTWGRDLGRDLAHALDRGEFRVHYQPIVETGTRRVHAVEALLRWEHPRYGLLRPVDFLQLAIHSGRLPGIGHWVLAQACADLAAWRAQVADAPDRVFCNLSAVELADPHLSAVIAAALQVNGLHPGDLGLEVVEDDFAGPDLAPALRVLHEAGHPLSIDDFGTGYSSLSRLVTLPVAIAKIDKAFIAGLAQDPRSRALVDAVMVVAHSLGLQVIAEGVETPEQAAQVLACGCEYLQGHQESAPLTAEAVLRWLQRTPRLPVDEPGR from the coding sequence GTGATCGACATCGGCGCGTTGCACGCTCAGGTCATCCACCTCGCCGCCCTGGCCCACACCGACTTCGACGCCGTCGCGGTCTTGACGAAGTTGTGCGATGCGGCCCGGTCGACCATGGAGGTCGATGGGGTGGGGGTGATGGCCAGCGACGGGGTCCGCACCCGCTTCGTCGACACCGACCACCCCGACCTGCTGGCGCTGGAACGGCTGCAGGAGACCGTGCAGCAAGGGCCGTGCCGCGAGGCCGTCAACACCGGCGCTGCGGTCCTGGTCTCTGACCTGTCAGCAAATGATCTGCCGCAGCGGTGGCCGGCGTTCACCGAGGCCGCCCGCAGCGCCGGGATGGGTTCGGTGCTGGCGGTCCCGCTGCTGGCCCGCGGACGTGCCTGGGGCACGTTGGATCTGTACCGGCGCCGCAGCGGGGTGTGGAGCACTCAGGACCTGGCGGCCGCGGCGCTGCTGGCGGAGGTGGCCGTGTCCTACCTGGCCCTGGCCGCTGACCGGGACGCGGCCCGGGTGGTGCAGGCCGAGCTGGTCGCCCGCAACCTGCATGACGACCTGACGGGGTTGCCCAACCGCACCCTGTTCACCGACCGACTCGAGCAGGCCTTGCTCGCCGGGCACCGCCACGCCAGCGCGGTGGCGGTTCTGTTCATCGACCTGGATCGGTTCAAGGCGGTCAACGACACCTTCGGCCACGCCGGCGGCGACCTCGTACTCATCGAGGTGGCCCGGCGGATGGAGGCGGTCATGCGTGAGGGGGACACCCTGGCCCGCCTCGCCGGGGACGAGTTCGTCATTGTGTGCGTGGACCTGCCGCTGCTAGCCCCGGGAGTACTGGACAACGTCCTGGCTGGGGTGACCAACCGGTTACGGTGCGCCCTGAGCCCAACGATGCGGGTTGAAGACGTCGATCTGGTCGTCTCGGCCAGCATCGGGGTGGCCGTGACCGGCGCAGGCCTGGGCTCTGAGCACGTGCTCGCGGCGGACCTGCTGCGTGAGGCTGACGCTGCGATGTACTTGGCCAAGGCCGGCGGCCGAGACCGAGTGCACCTGACCTCCTTCGACGGGATTCACGGTGATTCCAACTGTCAGGGTGCCTCGTGTCAGGAGAGGTCGTGCACGTGGGGCAGGGACCTGGGCCGCGACCTGGCCCACGCCCTGGACCGGGGCGAGTTCCGGGTGCACTACCAGCCCATCGTGGAGACCGGTACCCGCCGGGTGCACGCGGTGGAGGCGTTGCTGCGCTGGGAGCACCCCCGCTATGGGCTGCTGCGACCGGTCGACTTCCTACAGTTGGCCATCCACTCCGGTCGGCTGCCAGGGATCGGGCACTGGGTGCTGGCCCAGGCCTGTGCGGACCTCGCCGCCTGGCGCGCCCAGGTCGCCGATGCCCCGGACCGGGTGTTCTGCAACCTCAGCGCGGTGGAGCTGGCCGACCCGCACCTGAGCGCAGTCATCGCCGCAGCTCTGCAGGTGAACGGTCTGCACCCTGGCGACTTGGGACTGGAGGTCGTTGAGGACGACTTCGCCGGTCCTGATCTCGCTCCGGCCCTGCGTGTCCTGCACGAGGCGGGGCACCCGCTGTCCATCGACGACTTCGGCACCGGGTACTCCTCCCTGTCGCGGTTGGTGACCCTGCCGGTGGCCATCGCCAAGATCGACAAGGCGTTCATCGCCGGCCTGGCGCAGGATCCGCGCAGCCGCGCCCTGGTGGACGCAGTCATGGTCGTGGCCCATAGCCTGGGTCTGCAGGTCATCGCCGAAGGGGTCGAGACCCCCGAGCAGGCCGCGCAGGTCCTGGCGTGCGGGTGTGAGTACCTGCAAGGACACCAAGAGTCCGCCCCCCTGACTGCAGAGGCTGTGCTCCGATGGCTGCAACGGACCCCACGCCTGCCGGTTGATGAACCGGGCCGATGA
- a CDS encoding IS3 family transposase, whose translation MNPAVEALADALPGRLGGLRRACQLLGRARASHYRDVHGPRLGPARRRPRPASALSPNEEQDVLDLVASKRFVDKSVAQMWAMLLDEGTYLCSQSTIHRLLRRNGIAGDRRIHATHSAKMKPELVAVKVGQVWSWDITKLRGPARGVYYELYVVIDIYSRFVVAWRVEAREDSDLAKDMIEQAMGHHEIPDVVHADRGTSMTSKPVAQLLVDLGVTRSHSRPRVSNDNPYSEAQFKTLKYAPAFPDRFESLEHAREFCEVFFRHYNYVHRHSGIGLHTPASVHFGTVGQVQTARQATLDAAYAAHLERFGGRRPHPPALPAAAWINEPSREAQIQSA comes from the coding sequence ATCAATCCCGCCGTCGAGGCCCTCGCCGACGCCCTACCCGGGCGCCTGGGCGGGCTGCGCCGGGCGTGTCAGCTGCTGGGCCGGGCCCGCGCCTCGCACTACCGCGACGTTCACGGACCACGGCTTGGACCGGCCCGGCGGCGGCCCCGCCCAGCCAGCGCGTTGAGCCCGAACGAGGAGCAGGACGTCCTGGACCTGGTGGCCTCGAAGCGGTTCGTGGACAAGTCCGTCGCCCAGATGTGGGCGATGCTGCTCGACGAAGGAACCTACCTCTGCTCACAGTCCACCATCCACCGTCTGCTGCGGCGCAACGGGATCGCCGGCGACCGGCGCATCCACGCCACGCATTCGGCGAAGATGAAACCCGAGCTGGTCGCGGTGAAGGTCGGGCAGGTCTGGAGTTGGGACATCACCAAACTCCGCGGCCCCGCCCGCGGGGTCTACTACGAGTTGTATGTCGTCATCGACATCTACTCCCGCTTCGTCGTCGCCTGGCGGGTAGAGGCCCGTGAGGACTCCGACCTGGCCAAGGACATGATCGAGCAGGCGATGGGTCACCACGAGATCCCCGATGTCGTCCACGCCGACCGCGGGACGTCGATGACGTCGAAGCCGGTCGCGCAGCTCCTCGTCGATCTCGGTGTCACCCGGTCGCACTCGCGGCCGCGGGTGTCGAATGACAACCCCTACAGCGAGGCTCAGTTCAAGACGTTGAAGTACGCCCCGGCCTTCCCTGACCGCTTCGAGAGCCTCGAGCACGCGCGGGAGTTCTGCGAGGTGTTCTTCAGGCACTACAACTACGTGCACCGCCACTCTGGGATCGGGTTGCACACCCCGGCGTCGGTGCACTTCGGCACCGTCGGGCAGGTCCAGACCGCACGTCAGGCCACGTTGGACGCGGCCTACGCCGCGCATCTGGAGCGGTTCGGCGGCCGCCGACCGCACCCGCCCGCTCTGCCGGCGGCGGCGTGGATCAACGAACCAAGCCGGGAGGCTCAGATTCAGAGCGCGTGA
- a CDS encoding transposase, with protein MDSTDRPDPTGPAEPGPRADRARRRTFTAEYKTRILAEYDAAPRGERGKILRREGLYDTHLIGWRKTAAAGANNALQPRRPDPRDKEIAELRARAEKAEADLDRTRTALQIVGKAQELLEKLSESTGTPKPPQQ; from the coding sequence GTGGACAGCACAGACCGCCCCGACCCGACCGGCCCCGCCGAGCCCGGACCCCGCGCCGACCGAGCACGCCGGCGCACGTTCACCGCCGAGTACAAAACCCGGATCCTGGCCGAGTACGACGCCGCACCGCGCGGGGAACGCGGCAAGATCCTGCGCCGTGAAGGCCTCTACGACACCCACCTCATCGGCTGGCGCAAGACCGCCGCAGCCGGCGCGAACAACGCCCTACAACCCCGCAGACCCGACCCCAGGGACAAAGAGATCGCCGAACTGCGGGCCCGGGCCGAGAAGGCCGAAGCCGACCTGGACCGGACCCGGACGGCGTTGCAGATCGTGGGAAAAGCACAAGAGCTCTTGGAGAAACTCTCCGAGAGCACGGGCACGCCCAAGCCGCCTCAGCAGTGA
- a CDS encoding DUF4193 domain-containing protein, with translation MATDYDAPRKNNDDEEGNESLEELQQHRATSTGSSRVDEDENETAESFELPGADLSGEELMVRVLPAQLDEFTCTSCFLVVHRSQLHATSSGPLICGDCAA, from the coding sequence ATGGCGACCGACTACGACGCACCCCGCAAGAACAACGACGACGAGGAGGGCAACGAGTCCTTGGAGGAGCTGCAGCAGCACCGCGCGACCTCCACCGGATCCTCGCGCGTCGACGAGGACGAGAACGAAACGGCGGAGTCGTTTGAGTTGCCCGGCGCGGACCTGTCCGGGGAAGAGCTGATGGTGCGGGTGCTGCCGGCTCAGCTGGATGAGTTCACCTGCACCAGCTGTTTCCTGGTCGTGCACCGCAGTCAGCTGCACGCCACCAGCAGCGGCCCGCTGATCTGCGGTGACTGTGCAGCCTGA
- a CDS encoding GAF and ANTAR domain-containing protein, whose product METYLDELVLIVQRVSPVIAGVGITLRRDHEMLSVAVSNPLAGVMDEVQYKLDQGPCLQALSTGEVVSIDDVATEERFGSYTSHALAHGVLSSLSVPLLVAGASVGALNSYSRETHAFGDTVRAELITLAAQAQVSLALTLRAAQQSSIVDQLHTAMQTRSTIDQALGIVMTRQRCTATEAFAVLRSVSQSSNRKIVDIATELITTSTGSSPQAGRFEM is encoded by the coding sequence GTGGAGACCTACCTCGACGAACTGGTCCTGATCGTCCAGCGCGTCAGCCCCGTCATCGCCGGGGTCGGCATCACCCTGCGCCGTGACCACGAGATGCTGAGCGTGGCGGTCAGCAACCCCCTGGCCGGCGTCATGGACGAGGTGCAGTACAAGTTGGATCAGGGGCCCTGCCTGCAGGCTCTGAGCACCGGCGAAGTCGTCAGCATCGACGACGTGGCCACCGAGGAACGCTTCGGCAGCTACACCTCCCACGCCCTGGCCCACGGAGTGCTCAGCAGCCTGTCCGTGCCGCTGCTGGTCGCCGGCGCCTCCGTGGGGGCGCTGAACTCCTACTCCCGCGAAACTCACGCCTTCGGCGACACAGTGCGCGCAGAGCTCATCACGCTGGCCGCCCAAGCCCAGGTGTCCCTGGCTCTGACCCTGCGCGCCGCGCAGCAGAGCAGCATCGTGGACCAGCTGCACACCGCGATGCAGACCCGCAGCACCATCGACCAGGCGCTGGGGATCGTGATGACCCGCCAGCGCTGCACCGCCACGGAGGCCTTCGCGGTGCTGCGCAGCGTCAGCCAGTCCAGCAACCGCAAGATCGTCGACATCGCCACCGAGCTCATCACCACCTCCACCGGCAGCTCACCCCAGGCGGGACGGTTCGAGATGTAA
- a CDS encoding STAS domain-containing protein has protein sequence MLPPLVLTSPGGDEQAPVLTCSVAVDTTMSVVHLVGELDIDTSGLLAAVVAGQIERGHVDLRLDLSGVRFCDLAGLYALRAALRDLQEAGGRLRLLRPSPFLLRVVGLCGLQDLLDTMAAAEIGCAVDRPQDGAGGSR, from the coding sequence GTGCTGCCACCCCTCGTCCTGACCTCGCCCGGCGGTGATGAGCAGGCACCGGTCCTGACGTGTTCGGTGGCCGTGGACACCACGATGAGCGTGGTGCACCTGGTCGGTGAGCTCGACATCGACACGTCGGGGCTGCTGGCCGCGGTGGTCGCCGGCCAGATCGAGCGAGGGCACGTCGATCTGCGCCTTGACCTGAGCGGGGTGAGGTTCTGCGACCTGGCCGGGCTGTACGCCCTGCGGGCCGCGCTGCGTGACCTGCAGGAGGCCGGGGGCCGCTTGAGGCTGCTGCGCCCCAGCCCCTTCCTGCTGCGAGTGGTCGGCCTGTGCGGTCTGCAGGACCTCTTGGACACCATGGCTGCCGCAGAGATTGGCTGCGCAGTGGACCGCCCCCAGGACGGGGCCGGTGGGTCGCGGTGA
- a CDS encoding recombinase family protein gives MDGIKIGYARVSTTGQDLTAQRTALTALGVEDDRVYVDHGLTGTNRARPGLREALAACRAGDTLVVTKLDRLARSLPDARDIVDELTTRGVKLALGGSVHDPTDPIGRLLFNVLAMVAEFESDLIKMRTREGLAVARAAGKLRGRKPKLTPRQEEHLVGLYRAGDSSTADLAELFGVGRSTVYRAIDRAGELVVAPPPIGEDAD, from the coding sequence ATGGACGGCATCAAGATCGGCTACGCCCGGGTCTCGACCACCGGGCAGGACCTCACCGCCCAACGCACCGCCCTGACCGCCCTCGGTGTCGAGGACGATCGCGTCTACGTCGACCACGGCCTGACCGGCACCAACCGTGCCCGCCCGGGCCTGCGCGAAGCCCTCGCCGCGTGCCGGGCCGGTGACACCCTGGTCGTGACCAAGCTGGACCGGTTGGCCCGTTCCCTGCCCGATGCCCGCGACATTGTCGACGAGCTCACCACCCGCGGGGTCAAGCTCGCCCTCGGAGGCTCGGTGCACGACCCCACCGACCCCATCGGGCGGCTGCTGTTCAACGTCTTGGCCATGGTCGCGGAGTTCGAGTCCGACCTGATCAAGATGCGCACCCGCGAAGGCCTGGCCGTGGCCCGGGCGGCCGGCAAGCTGCGCGGTCGCAAGCCCAAGCTCACTCCCCGCCAGGAGGAGCACCTGGTCGGTCTGTACCGGGCCGGCGACTCCAGCACTGCCGATCTGGCCGAGCTGTTCGGGGTCGGACGGTCCACTGTGTATCGAGCCATCGACCGTGCCGGTGAACTTGTGGTGGCCCCACCCCCGATCGGCGAAGATGCCGACTAG
- a CDS encoding methyl-accepting chemotaxis protein, protein MRDLRVSSKLFAGFGIVSLLLVVISVLGIIRLGQAQANLDNLATSGIGSVDTSDKVQTAFGVVRLDIANAGLAPDTAGTTAALNQLSTDQTALDAAWTAYLSTSPDSTTAQQDAYTTALATYRTAVQTLIPLAQANDLDGFVAQRTATAVPAATTVQEAISKLTSVETQAATTIAADARTAYHQAVAVLAGCAGTALLLAILISTFIARSIARPLAKTVTVVEGLAQGRLDQRIDHVGKDEVGRLAAATNASMDSLAAVMREVTDNATTLAASSEELTAVATQLSSGAEESAAQSQVVSAATEQISANIGTVAAAGEEMTAAINEIATSTAEASSTAATAVAAAGDAGTTIERLGASSREIGDVVKLITTIAEQTNLLALNATIEAARAGEMGKGFAVVAGEVKELAQQTARATEVIVAKVNATQADASAATSVIAEIAEVISRIDGLQATIAAAVEEQSATTAEMVRNVTEVSTGSQEISANISGIAAAAVETTTSASHTATTAADVSRSAAQLQTLVSRFTL, encoded by the coding sequence GTGCGGGACTTGCGGGTCTCCTCGAAGTTGTTCGCCGGCTTCGGCATCGTCTCGCTGCTGCTGGTCGTCATCAGCGTCCTGGGCATCATCCGGCTGGGACAGGCGCAGGCGAACCTGGACAACCTGGCCACTTCCGGAATTGGGTCGGTGGACACCAGCGACAAGGTCCAGACCGCATTCGGCGTGGTCCGCCTCGACATCGCCAACGCCGGACTGGCACCGGATACGGCCGGTACCACCGCGGCGTTGAACCAGCTCAGCACCGACCAGACGGCCTTGGATGCGGCGTGGACGGCGTACCTGAGCACCAGCCCCGACAGCACCACCGCCCAACAAGACGCCTACACCACCGCGCTGGCCACCTACCGCACCGCTGTGCAGACACTGATCCCCCTAGCCCAGGCCAACGACCTGGACGGGTTCGTTGCTCAGCGCACCGCCACCGCGGTCCCGGCTGCGACGACGGTGCAGGAGGCCATCAGCAAGCTCACTTCGGTGGAGACCCAGGCCGCGACGACCATTGCCGCCGACGCCCGGACCGCCTACCACCAGGCCGTTGCTGTCCTCGCCGGGTGCGCCGGGACGGCGCTGCTACTGGCGATCTTGATCTCGACATTCATCGCCCGGTCGATTGCCCGCCCGCTGGCGAAGACCGTCACCGTGGTCGAGGGCCTGGCCCAGGGCCGGCTGGACCAGCGCATCGACCACGTCGGCAAGGACGAGGTCGGGCGCTTGGCCGCCGCGACCAACGCCTCCATGGACAGCCTGGCCGCGGTGATGCGGGAGGTCACCGACAACGCCACCACGCTGGCCGCCTCGAGTGAGGAGTTGACCGCGGTCGCCACCCAGCTCTCCTCGGGTGCGGAGGAGTCCGCGGCGCAGTCGCAGGTCGTCTCCGCCGCCACGGAGCAGATCAGCGCGAACATCGGCACCGTCGCCGCGGCGGGGGAGGAGATGACGGCGGCGATCAACGAGATCGCCACCTCCACCGCGGAGGCCTCCTCGACCGCGGCGACCGCGGTGGCCGCTGCCGGCGACGCCGGGACCACGATCGAGCGTCTCGGCGCGTCGAGTCGTGAGATCGGTGATGTGGTGAAGCTGATCACGACGATCGCGGAGCAGACGAACCTGCTCGCGTTGAACGCCACGATCGAGGCGGCCCGGGCGGGGGAGATGGGTAAGGGCTTCGCGGTGGTGGCGGGTGAGGTGAAGGAACTGGCGCAGCAGACCGCGCGGGCCACGGAGGTGATCGTGGCGAAGGTGAACGCCACCCAGGCGGATGCGTCCGCGGCGACGTCGGTGATCGCGGAGATCGCGGAGGTGATCTCGCGGATCGATGGGTTGCAGGCGACGATCGCGGCGGCGGTGGAGGAGCAGTCGGCGACGACGGCGGAGATGGTCCGCAACGTCACCGAGGTCTCGACGGGAAGTCAGGAGATTTCGGCGAACATCTCGGGGATCGCGGCGGCGGCGGTAGAGACCACGACGTCGGCGTCGCACACCGCAACCACGGCCGCGGATGTGTCGCGCAGTGCGGCGCAGCTGCAGACGCTGGTCAGTCGTTTCACCCTGTGA
- a CDS encoding putative bifunctional diguanylate cyclase/phosphodiesterase, translated as MAYDRDQARTAHEQMAHRALHDQLTGLPNRGLLYDRIEHALAAATRRGGSIALAFIDLDRFKTINDTFGHQTGDHVLIEVTQRLGATLRTGDTLARLAGDEFVLLCEGLPHDPATLETIIATVTSRLRAVMSPPIRLDGIDVVVSASIGISVVTFPAVMPPDNLTPASGPDSDLVADLLSAPAGAAAGGGAAGGGAAGGGAAGGGATISGASIGTITAQDLLRDADTAMYVAKENGRDAVARRDHHDNAATAFTRQLSRDVAHAIARHQLLLHYQPIISRDRPDGNNGNNGNNGPDTDTADPGGHGGRISSVEALLRWEHPQHGLLTAQQFLAPAMATGALTHLGAWVIDTACRQLATWRAELGAEAPEVVFCNISPRELSNPHLQTVITTSLATHHLAPADLGLEILEEAFADPLLVHTLEQLQQQGHPLAVDDFGTGYSSLSRLLVLPVTHAKIDKSFIAGLPADPRSRGLVEAVLTVAAKLGVDVIAEGVETTAQRVYLTDAGVHLLQGYALAYPMPAEEVTALLHSTPRP; from the coding sequence ATGGCCTACGACCGTGACCAAGCCCGCACCGCCCACGAGCAGATGGCCCACCGCGCCCTGCACGACCAGCTCACCGGCCTCCCCAACCGGGGACTGCTCTACGACCGCATCGAACACGCCCTGGCCGCCGCTACCCGCCGCGGCGGTAGCATCGCGTTGGCGTTCATCGACCTGGACCGCTTCAAGACCATCAACGACACCTTCGGCCACCAGACCGGCGACCACGTCCTGATCGAAGTCACTCAACGCCTGGGCGCGACCCTGCGCACCGGCGACACCCTCGCCCGCCTGGCCGGTGACGAATTCGTCCTGCTCTGCGAGGGACTCCCCCACGACCCCGCCACCCTTGAGACCATCATCGCGACCGTGACGTCCCGCCTGCGCGCCGTCATGAGCCCACCCATCCGTCTGGACGGTATCGACGTCGTCGTCTCCGCCAGCATCGGCATCAGCGTGGTCACCTTTCCTGCTGTGATGCCCCCCGACAACCTCACTCCCGCATCAGGCCCAGACTCAGATCTGGTGGCCGATCTGCTGTCAGCTCCAGCCGGTGCTGCTGCTGGTGGTGGTGCTGCTGGTGGTGGTGCTGCTGGTGGTGGTGCTGCTGGTGGTGGTGCAACCATCAGTGGAGCCAGTATCGGAACCATCACCGCCCAGGATCTGCTGCGTGATGCCGACACCGCCATGTATGTCGCGAAGGAGAACGGCCGCGACGCCGTGGCCCGCCGCGACCACCACGACAACGCTGCCACCGCCTTCACCCGCCAACTCAGCCGCGACGTCGCCCACGCCATCGCGCGTCACCAGCTGCTGCTGCACTACCAACCCATCATCAGCCGCGATAGGCCTGACGGCAACAACGGCAACAACGGCAACAACGGCCCCGACACCGACACGGCAGACCCGGGCGGGCACGGCGGCCGGATCAGTTCCGTTGAAGCGCTACTGCGCTGGGAGCACCCCCAGCACGGACTGCTCACCGCCCAGCAGTTCCTCGCCCCCGCCATGGCCACCGGCGCCCTGACCCACCTTGGCGCCTGGGTCATCGACACTGCCTGCCGCCAGCTCGCCACCTGGCGCGCTGAACTCGGTGCAGAGGCACCCGAGGTCGTCTTCTGCAACATCAGCCCCCGGGAACTCTCCAACCCCCACCTGCAGACCGTCATCACTACCAGCCTGGCGACCCACCACCTCGCACCTGCCGACCTGGGCCTGGAAATCCTCGAAGAAGCCTTTGCTGACCCGCTCCTGGTCCACACGCTTGAGCAGTTGCAACAGCAAGGTCACCCGCTGGCCGTTGACGACTTCGGCACCGGCTACTCTTCCCTGTCCCGCCTGCTCGTCCTCCCCGTCACCCACGCCAAGATTGACAAGTCCTTCATCGCCGGCCTGCCCGCAGATCCCCGTTCCCGCGGCCTGGTCGAGGCTGTCCTGACCGTCGCCGCGAAGCTCGGGGTCGACGTCATCGCCGAAGGTGTCGAGACCACCGCCCAACGCGTCTACCTCACCGATGCCGGGGTTCATCTGCTGCAGGGATACGCCCTGGCCTATCCCATGCCCGCTGAGGAGGTCACCGCCTTGCTGCACTCCACCCCGCGGCCCTGA
- a CDS encoding PAS domain-containing protein yields MWELDPHNDTVAFDAVTARLIGAGEVAGHSTVSGHLAELVHPDDRAQVTSALQEAVSNETAYRVRFRVRSATGAITHLISHGRVLRKPSDPSPRLTGYLTIDRGVDRGVDRGVDRGVDRGVDRGVDRGVDRGVDRGVDRGVDRGVDRGVDRGVDRGVDRGVDRGVDRGVDRGVDRGVDRGVDRGVDRGVDRGVDRGVDRGVDRGVDRGVDRGVDRGVDRGVDRGVDRGVDRGVDRGVDRGVDRGVDRDEGAHPHTTTDLT; encoded by the coding sequence ATGTGGGAGCTGGACCCGCACAACGACACCGTGGCCTTCGATGCCGTCACCGCCCGCCTGATCGGGGCTGGTGAGGTCGCTGGGCACTCCACCGTGAGCGGGCACCTGGCCGAGCTGGTCCACCCCGATGACCGCGCGCAGGTCACCTCGGCCCTGCAGGAGGCGGTGAGCAACGAGACGGCGTACCGGGTGCGTTTTCGGGTGCGCTCGGCCACCGGAGCCATCACACACCTGATCAGTCACGGTCGGGTGCTGCGCAAGCCCAGTGACCCCTCCCCCCGTCTGACGGGGTATCTGACCATCGACCGTGGCGTTGACCGTGGCGTTGACCGTGGCGTTGACCGTGGCGTTGACCGTGGCGTTGACCGTGGCGTTGACCGTGGCGTTGACCGTGGCGTTGACCGTGGCGTTGACCGTGGCGTTGACCGTGGCGTTGACCGTGGCGTTGACCGTGGCGTTGACCGTGGCGTTGACCGTGGCGTTGACCGTGGCGTTGACCGTGGCGTTGACCGTGGCGTTGACCGTGGCGTTGACCGTGGCGTTGACCGTGGCGTTGACCGTGGCGTTGACCGTGGCGTTGACCGTGGCGTTGACCGTGGCGTTGACCGTGGCGTTGACCGTGGCGTTGACCGTGGCGTTGACCGTGGCGTTGACCGTGGCGTTGACCGTGGCGTTGACCGTGGCGTTGACCGTGGCGTTGACCGTGGCGTTGACCGTGGCGTTGACCGTGGCGTTGACCGTGATGAGGGTGCACATCCGCACACGACGACCGACCTGACCTGA
- a CDS encoding LuxR C-terminal-related transcriptional regulator — translation MTLQLVPSPAPADASAPTSGEQPTPSVVHHGSEPAWAPWAALANHGKIIIEDGDGNRYVVIAEARLNALEAAALSSDVTPTPAAVRLTAREQGVLQLIADGHHGASAAAHLGLAVNTVTQHLVAVRRKYAVTSTAAAVALAREGEVVT, via the coding sequence ATGACGCTCCAGCTGGTCCCCAGCCCCGCACCCGCCGATGCGTCTGCCCCCACCAGCGGCGAGCAGCCCACCCCATCCGTGGTGCACCACGGCTCCGAGCCCGCCTGGGCACCATGGGCGGCCTTGGCAAACCACGGCAAGATCATCATCGAAGACGGCGACGGCAACCGCTACGTCGTGATCGCCGAAGCACGCCTGAACGCTCTCGAAGCTGCAGCTCTCTCAAGTGACGTCACCCCAACTCCCGCAGCGGTGCGGCTGACCGCACGAGAACAAGGAGTCCTACAGCTCATCGCCGACGGCCATCACGGTGCGAGCGCAGCCGCGCACCTGGGCCTGGCCGTCAATACCGTCACTCAGCACCTGGTCGCCGTACGACGCAAGTACGCCGTGACCTCGACAGCAGCGGCGGTGGCCCTGGCTCGTGAGGGTGAAGTGGTCACCTGA